Proteins from one Apium graveolens cultivar Ventura unplaced genomic scaffold, ASM990537v1 ctg4472, whole genome shotgun sequence genomic window:
- the LOC141701949 gene encoding protein HOTHEAD-like has product MFTMKFIKLFFLLSLFTFCQGEKTWEEDYPFIKNASSVSSSSAVRNRGYDYIIIGGGTAGCPLAATLSQKYNVLLLERGGVPFDNKNTSLLRNYHINTADSSANSPSQYFITEGVFNIRPRILGGGTSINAGFYTRPSLRSLAELGLDRKLAYESYPWVEKQIVYKPFLNSWQTAVKNALLQVGVTPNNGYTYEHLYGTKVSGIIFDKDGNRHTAAELLRSANPKNLDVLVHATVQKIVFDQTSGKPRAVGVIFKDENGKQHEVNLSKNDKSEVILSSGAIGSPQLLLLSGIGPKAELKNMNINVVLDNQFVGKQMADNPLNTIVVPLNRRMSQSLIQVVGITRQGVYIETSTGFGQNPNTIIYTRDNSSSPEEELPRENFNDAFILSKVANPLSTGELTLNNTNVDDNPNISFNYFSNPQDLQQCVNGIRILEKLVKTKGIKDFLKPEGDTFEKLLNLSVGANFNLIPKTAEVTKSYEQYCRQTKITIWHYHGGCHKGKVISSDYQVLGVNGLRVIDGSTFVQSPGTNPQATVMMMGRYMGVKILRSRLGKAAGV; this is encoded by the exons ATGTTTACAATGAAGTTCATTAAGCTCTTTTTCCTTCTTTCCCTCTTCACCTTCTGTCAAG GTGAGAAGACATGGGAAGAAGACTATCCATTCATAAAGAATGCAAGCTCTGTTTCATCTTCATCAGCTGTAAGAAACAGAGGATATGATTATATTATAATTGGCGGCGGAACTGCTGGTTGTCCATTGGCTGCAACTCTGTCGCAGAAATATAATGTTTTGCTGTTAGAAAGAGGTGGTGTTCCTTTTGATAATAAGAACACTTCTCTTCTCAGAAATTATCACATCAATACTGCAGATTCTTCAGCTAATTCACCTTCACAGTACTTTATAACAGAAGGTGTGTTTAATATTAGGCCTAGGATTTTAGGTGGTGGTACTAGTATCAATGCTGGATTCTACACCAGGCCCAGTTTAAG GAGTCTAGCTGAACTTGGATTAGACCGGAAACTGGCCTATGAATCATACCCATGGGTCGAGAAACAGATTGTTTATAAGCCATTTTTGAATTCTTGGCAAACTGCTGTAAAGAATGCTCTGTTACAAGTTGGAGTTACTCCAAACAATGGCTACACTTATGAACACTTGTATGGAACCAAAGTTAGTGGTATCATTTTTGACAAAGATGGCAATCGTCACACTGCTGCTGAATTGCTTCGATCCGCTAACCCGAAGAATCTTGATGTTCTCGTCCATGCAACTGTTCAGAAGATTGTGTTTGATCAAACTTCAG GCAAGCCAAGGGCTGTTGGAGTGATATTTAAGGATGAAAATGGGAAGCAACATGAAGTGAATTTATCAAAGAATGATAAGAGTGAAGTTATATTGTCATCTGGTGCAATTGGGAGCCCTCAGCTGCTGTTACTCAGCGGTATTGGACCAAAGGCAGAGCTCAAAAACATGAACATAAATGTGGTGCTTGATAATCAGTTTGTAGGCAAACAGATGGCAGACAATCCTTTGAACACTATCGTGGTTCCATTAAATAGACGGATGTCTCAATCGTTGATTCAGGTTGTTGGGATCACAAGACAGGGTGTTTACATTGAGACCAGCACCGGATTTGGCCAGAATCCTAATACGATTATCTATACTCGTGATAATTCATCATCGCCTGAGGAAGAGCTTCCACGGGAAAATTTTAACGATGCTTTTATACTATCAAAGGTTGCAAATCCTCTGTCAACAGGGGAGCTAACTTTGAACAACACTAATGTTGATGATAATCCGAACATCTCCTTCAATTACTTCAGCAATCCTCAAGATTTGCAGCAATGTGTCAATGGTATTCGAATTCTAGAGAAGCTTGTCAAAACAAAAGGCATAAAAGACTTTTTAAAGCCTGAAGGTGATACCTTTGAGAAGCTGCTCAACTTGAGCGTCGGTGCTAATTTTAACCTGATCCCAAAAACTGCTGAAGTTACAAAGTCCTATGAGCAATACTGCAGACAGACTAAGATCACAATCTGGCACTACCATGGTGGATGTCACAAGGGCAAGGTGATAAGTTCCGATTACCAGGTACTTGGAGTCAATGGCCTTCGTGTCATCGATGGTTCAACATTTGTCCAGTCCCCAGGCACTAATCCTCAGGCCACTGTAATGATGATGGGAAG GTACATGGGAGTGAAGATACTGAGAAGCAGATTAGGCAAAGCAGCTGGTGTATAG